A stretch of Myceligenerans xiligouense DNA encodes these proteins:
- a CDS encoding protein-L-isoaspartate O-methyltransferase family protein, which translates to MADDAVAHAMHAVPRSGFLPRAQRPAAGADRPLPIGQGQTSSQPSTVADMLRMLRVPRRARVLDIGAGSGWTTALLAHLTGPDGEVLGIERHARLAEWGHANVTATGMGWARVAPARPGTLGAPRPGGWDRILVSAAAERLPQDLVDQLAPGGLMVIPVRGRMLLVSRRADGDVHVSEHGGYRFVPLIEG; encoded by the coding sequence ATGGCCGACGACGCCGTCGCGCACGCGATGCACGCCGTGCCGCGCTCCGGCTTCCTCCCCCGCGCCCAGCGCCCGGCGGCGGGCGCCGACCGTCCCCTGCCCATCGGCCAGGGTCAGACGTCTTCCCAGCCCAGCACCGTCGCCGACATGCTGCGCATGCTGCGCGTCCCGCGCCGCGCGCGCGTGCTGGACATCGGGGCCGGGTCCGGCTGGACCACCGCCCTGCTCGCGCATCTGACCGGCCCGGACGGCGAGGTGCTCGGCATCGAACGGCACGCGCGGCTGGCCGAGTGGGGTCACGCGAACGTGACGGCGACCGGCATGGGGTGGGCGCGAGTGGCGCCGGCCCGGCCGGGCACCCTGGGCGCGCCCCGGCCCGGCGGCTGGGACCGGATCCTGGTGTCGGCCGCGGCCGAGCGGCTGCCCCAGGACCTGGTGGACCAGCTCGCTCCCGGCGGTCTCATGGTGATCCCCGTGCGGGGCCGGATGCTGCTCGTGAGCCGCCGCGCGGACGGCGACGTCCACGTGAGCGAGCACGGGGGCTACCGGTTCGTGCCCCTGATCGAGGGATGA
- the rplU gene encoding 50S ribosomal protein L21 has translation MVYAIVKAGGRQEKVSVGSIVVMDRVPAQPGETVELPALLLVDGEKVTTDKAKLAKVKVTAEVVRDEKGPKITILKYKNKTGYRKRQGHRQPLTRLKVTGIK, from the coding sequence GTGGTGTACGCGATCGTCAAGGCCGGTGGCCGGCAGGAGAAGGTGTCCGTCGGTTCCATCGTGGTCATGGACCGTGTCCCGGCGCAGCCGGGGGAGACGGTGGAGCTGCCCGCTCTGCTGCTGGTCGACGGGGAGAAGGTGACCACCGACAAGGCGAAGCTCGCCAAGGTCAAGGTCACCGCCGAGGTCGTGCGGGACGAAAAGGGCCCGAAGATCACGATCCTCAAGTACAAGAACAAGACCGGTTACCGGAAGCGGCAGGGTCACCGCCAGCCGCTGACCCGTCTCAAGGTCACCGGCATCAAGTGA
- the rpmA gene encoding 50S ribosomal protein L27 produces the protein MAHKKGASSSRNGRDSNAQRLGVKRFGGQVVNAGEIIVRQRGTHFHPGNNVGRGGDDTLFALTAGAVQFGTRRGRKVIDIVEPAGA, from the coding sequence ATGGCACACAAGAAGGGCGCGAGCTCCTCGCGCAACGGTCGTGACTCGAACGCCCAGCGCCTCGGCGTCAAGCGCTTCGGTGGCCAGGTCGTGAACGCGGGCGAGATCATCGTGCGCCAGCGCGGCACCCACTTCCACCCGGGCAACAACGTCGGTCGCGGTGGCGACGACACGCTGTTCGCCCTGACCGCCGGCGCCGTGCAGTTCGGCACGCGCCGCGGCCGCAAGGTCATCGACATCGTCGAGCCCGCCGGGGCCTGA
- the obgE gene encoding GTPase ObgE: MASFVDRVVLHAAGGNGGHGVASIRREKFKPLAGPDGGNGGDGGSVKLVVDPQVTTLLDYHHSPHRRGPNGTQGMGDDRDGANGGDLILGVPDGTVVKDRAGNVLADLVGTGAEYVVAQGGRGGLGNRALASPKRKAPGFALLGEPGDEAEVVLELKTIADVALVGYPSAGKSSLIAAISAARPKIADYPFTTLVPNLGVVQAGESRYTVADVPGLIPGASEGKGLGLEFLRHIERTAVIVHVLDCATLEPQRDPVSDLDTLESELAAYAGDLGIEGGRVPLTERPRIVVLNKIDVPDARDLAEMVRPDLEARGLRVFEISTASHEGLRPLTFALAQIVEEARAAAPEPEPQRIVLRPKAVDAAGFTVTRKGGERDYWFEVRGSKPERWVKQTDFNNDEAVGFLADRLERLGVENSLFKAGAVAGDEVRIGDPDNAVVFDWEPTMTTGAELLGARGTDLRLEETARPTRAEKRREFTERMDAKAEARRELWTERESGVWTDPDQE; encoded by the coding sequence ATGGCCAGCTTTGTCGATCGCGTCGTCCTGCATGCTGCGGGCGGTAACGGCGGGCACGGCGTCGCGTCGATCCGTCGCGAGAAGTTCAAGCCGCTCGCCGGGCCGGACGGCGGCAACGGGGGCGACGGCGGTTCCGTGAAGCTCGTGGTCGACCCGCAGGTGACCACGCTGCTCGACTACCACCACTCGCCGCACCGCCGCGGGCCCAACGGCACCCAGGGCATGGGTGACGACCGCGACGGCGCCAACGGTGGCGACCTGATCCTGGGCGTCCCCGACGGCACCGTGGTCAAGGACCGCGCCGGCAACGTGCTGGCCGACCTGGTCGGGACGGGAGCGGAGTACGTCGTCGCGCAGGGTGGCCGGGGCGGCCTGGGCAACCGGGCGCTGGCGTCGCCGAAGCGCAAGGCGCCCGGGTTCGCGCTGCTCGGGGAGCCGGGCGACGAGGCCGAGGTCGTCCTCGAGCTGAAGACCATCGCCGACGTCGCGCTGGTGGGCTACCCGAGCGCGGGCAAGTCCTCGCTGATCGCCGCGATCTCGGCGGCGCGGCCCAAGATCGCGGACTATCCCTTCACGACGCTCGTGCCGAACCTCGGCGTGGTCCAGGCCGGGGAGTCCCGGTACACGGTCGCCGACGTGCCCGGACTGATCCCCGGTGCGAGCGAGGGCAAGGGGCTGGGCCTGGAGTTCCTGCGGCACATCGAGCGCACGGCGGTGATCGTGCACGTGCTGGACTGCGCCACGCTGGAGCCGCAGCGCGACCCGGTCAGCGACCTCGACACGCTCGAGTCGGAACTCGCGGCGTACGCGGGCGACCTCGGGATCGAGGGCGGCCGCGTCCCGCTGACGGAGCGTCCCCGCATCGTGGTGCTGAACAAGATCGACGTGCCCGACGCGCGCGACCTGGCCGAGATGGTCCGGCCCGACCTGGAGGCCCGGGGCCTGCGGGTCTTCGAGATCTCGACGGCGTCCCACGAAGGACTGCGTCCGCTGACGTTCGCGCTGGCGCAGATCGTCGAGGAGGCCCGCGCCGCGGCACCGGAACCCGAGCCCCAGCGCATCGTCCTGCGGCCCAAGGCGGTCGACGCCGCGGGCTTCACCGTGACCCGCAAGGGCGGCGAGCGGGACTACTGGTTCGAGGTGCGCGGCTCGAAGCCGGAGCGCTGGGTCAAGCAGACCGACTTCAACAACGACGAGGCGGTCGGGTTCCTCGCCGACCGGCTGGAGCGGCTCGGCGTCGAGAACAGCCTGTTCAAGGCCGGCGCGGTGGCGGGCGACGAGGTGCGGATCGGCGATCCGGACAACGCCGTCGTCTTCGACTGGGAGCCGACCATGACGACGGGCGCCGAACTGCTCGGCGCCCGGGGCACGGACCTGCGCCTGGAGGAGACGGCGCGCCCGACCCGCGCGGAGAAGCGGCGCGAGTTCACCGAGCGCATGGACGCCAAGGCGGAGGCACGTCGGGAGCTGTGGACGGAGCGCGAGTCGGGCGTGTGGACGGACCCGGACCAGGAGTGA
- the proB gene encoding glutamate 5-kinase codes for MAPASSRAALPAARRIVVKIGSSSLTRPDGHLDEGALRALVDVLAARVAGPGANGQVVLVTSGAVAAGIGPLGLPARPRDLATMQAAASVGQGQLVARYTEAFAGHGLRVGQVLLTAEDTVRRSRYANAQRSLEKLLALGVVPVVNENDAVTTAELKFGDNDRLAALAAHLVRADALVLLTDVDGLYDGPPSRPGTRRIPHVARLSDVAGVEVTARGSAVGTGGMLTKLQSVRIATGDGIPVVLTRAADAAAALAGEDTGTFFAATGRRTTARRLWIAHAAGTQGRIHLDDGAVRAVRGGRASLLPAGVTKAEGVFDAGDPVELVGPDGVVVARGLVAFGSADLPALLGRTTHALREELGEGYDREVVHRDDLVLEGDGLTP; via the coding sequence GTGGCCCCCGCTTCCTCCCGTGCCGCGCTGCCCGCCGCGCGCCGTATCGTCGTCAAGATCGGATCGTCCTCGCTGACCCGTCCCGACGGGCACCTCGACGAGGGCGCGCTCCGCGCGCTCGTCGACGTGCTCGCGGCCCGTGTGGCGGGCCCGGGGGCGAACGGCCAGGTCGTCCTGGTGACCTCCGGTGCGGTCGCCGCGGGGATCGGCCCGCTCGGGCTGCCGGCCCGCCCGCGCGACCTGGCCACCATGCAGGCGGCCGCGTCGGTGGGGCAGGGGCAGCTCGTCGCCCGCTACACGGAGGCGTTCGCCGGACACGGTCTGCGGGTCGGCCAGGTGCTGCTCACCGCCGAGGACACGGTGCGCCGCTCCCGCTACGCCAACGCGCAGCGCTCGCTGGAGAAGCTGCTGGCGCTCGGCGTCGTCCCGGTCGTCAACGAGAACGACGCCGTCACCACGGCCGAGCTGAAGTTCGGTGACAACGACCGGCTCGCGGCCCTCGCCGCGCACCTGGTGCGTGCGGACGCGCTGGTGCTGCTGACCGATGTCGACGGGCTCTACGACGGGCCTCCCTCGCGTCCGGGCACCCGACGCATCCCGCACGTCGCGCGGCTGTCCGACGTCGCGGGCGTCGAGGTGACGGCCCGTGGCAGCGCCGTCGGCACCGGCGGGATGCTCACCAAGCTGCAGTCGGTGCGCATCGCGACCGGCGACGGCATCCCGGTGGTCCTCACCCGCGCCGCCGACGCGGCCGCCGCGCTCGCCGGGGAGGACACCGGCACGTTCTTCGCGGCGACGGGCCGCCGGACGACGGCGCGCCGGTTGTGGATCGCGCACGCGGCCGGGACCCAGGGCCGCATCCACCTGGACGACGGCGCGGTGCGCGCGGTCCGCGGCGGACGCGCCTCGCTGCTGCCCGCCGGGGTGACGAAGGCGGAGGGTGTGTTCGACGCGGGCGATCCCGTGGAGCTCGTGGGGCCCGACGGCGTCGTCGTCGCGCGTGGGCTCGTCGCCTTCGGTTCCGCGGACCTTCCCGCACTGCTCGGCCGGACCACGCATGCCCTGCGCGAGGAGCTCGGGGAGGGCTACGACCGCGAGGTGGTCCACCGCGACGACCTGGTGCTGGAGGGCGACGGGCTCACGCCCTGA
- a CDS encoding glutamate-5-semialdehyde dehydrogenase → MTSLAPDTGSASREADRPTPGADAPASPSPEEAAAAVEEIARRAKVASRSLATANRATKDAALGAIADALVTHAERIVAANAVDMERGRAKGMSAGLLDRLVLTPDKIGQIADAAREVAGLPDPVGEVVRGQTLPNGLRLRQLRVPMGVVGMIYEARPNVTVDAAVLALKSGNAAVLRGGSAAAASNRVIVEVLRAALEDSGLPADLVQTIDAHGRPGARALMRARGLVDVLIPRGGADLIRTVVAESTVPVIETGVGNVHVYVDATADVEMAVNITMNAKTQRVGVCNAAETLLVHADAAPAFLPAALAALADAGVVLHGDPRAMEYAPEGATAVPATDDDWATEYLALELGVKVVDSLDEAIDHIRTWSSGHTEAIVTRDLAASERFVAEVDSAAVMVNASTRFTDGGELGLGAEIGISTQKLHARGPMGLTELTTTKWVVQGDGHVKP, encoded by the coding sequence ATGACGAGCCTTGCACCTGACACGGGGTCCGCTTCCCGCGAGGCGGACCGGCCCACACCCGGCGCGGACGCACCGGCGTCGCCGTCCCCGGAGGAAGCGGCCGCCGCGGTGGAGGAGATCGCGCGGCGTGCCAAGGTCGCGTCGCGGTCGCTGGCCACGGCGAACCGCGCCACGAAGGACGCCGCGCTCGGCGCGATCGCCGATGCCCTGGTCACCCACGCGGAGCGGATCGTCGCGGCGAACGCCGTGGACATGGAGCGGGGCCGGGCGAAGGGCATGTCGGCGGGCCTGCTGGACCGGCTGGTGCTGACGCCGGACAAGATCGGCCAGATCGCCGATGCCGCCCGTGAGGTGGCCGGGCTGCCCGACCCCGTCGGGGAGGTCGTGCGTGGTCAGACCCTGCCGAACGGGCTGCGGCTGCGGCAGCTGCGGGTCCCCATGGGCGTGGTCGGGATGATCTACGAGGCCCGTCCGAACGTGACGGTCGATGCCGCGGTGCTCGCCCTGAAGTCCGGCAATGCGGCGGTGCTGCGCGGCGGCTCCGCGGCGGCGGCGTCGAACCGGGTGATCGTCGAGGTGCTGCGTGCCGCACTGGAGGACTCGGGCCTGCCGGCCGACCTCGTGCAGACCATCGACGCGCACGGCCGGCCCGGCGCCCGCGCGCTGATGCGCGCCCGCGGCCTCGTGGACGTCCTCATCCCGCGCGGCGGAGCGGATCTCATCCGGACCGTGGTCGCCGAGTCCACCGTCCCCGTGATCGAGACCGGTGTCGGTAACGTGCACGTGTACGTCGACGCCACCGCGGACGTCGAGATGGCCGTGAACATCACCATGAACGCCAAGACCCAGCGGGTCGGGGTGTGCAACGCGGCCGAGACCCTGCTGGTGCACGCGGATGCCGCCCCCGCCTTCCTGCCGGCCGCACTCGCCGCGCTGGCCGACGCCGGCGTGGTGCTGCACGGCGACCCGCGCGCGATGGAGTACGCGCCGGAGGGCGCGACGGCGGTCCCCGCGACCGACGACGACTGGGCCACCGAGTACCTCGCCCTGGAGCTCGGCGTGAAGGTCGTCGACTCCCTGGACGAGGCGATCGACCACATCCGCACCTGGTCCTCGGGGCACACCGAGGCCATCGTGACCCGTGACCTCGCGGCGTCCGAGCGGTTCGTCGCCGAGGTCGACTCCGCCGCGGTCATGGTCAACGCCTCCACCCGGTTCACCGACGGGGGCGAACTGGGACTGGGCGCCGAGATCGGGATCTCCACGCAGAAGCTGCACGCCCGGGGCCCCATGGGCCTGACCGAGCTCACCACCACCAAGTGGGTCGTGCAGGGCGACGGGCACGTGAAGCCGTAG
- the nadD gene encoding nicotinate-nucleotide adenylyltransferase, whose translation MTAQRPRIGVMGGTFDPIHHGHLVAASEAAARLDLDEVVFVPTGRPWLKHHQQVTEPEHRYLMTVIATASNPRFTVSRVDIARPGTTYTVDTLRDLRLERPDADLYFITGADAIQQILTWKDAEKLWDMAHFVAVTRPGHRLTVEGLPTDGVTTLEIPALAISSSDCRRRAGAGLPVWYLVPDGVVQYIAKHGLYRGLQDE comes from the coding sequence GTGACAGCTCAGCGGCCCCGTATCGGCGTGATGGGTGGGACGTTCGATCCCATCCACCACGGCCACCTGGTGGCGGCCAGCGAGGCCGCCGCACGGCTCGACCTGGACGAGGTGGTCTTCGTCCCCACGGGGCGGCCCTGGCTCAAGCACCACCAGCAGGTCACGGAGCCCGAGCACCGGTATCTCATGACCGTGATCGCCACGGCGTCCAACCCGCGGTTCACGGTGAGCCGGGTCGACATCGCCCGCCCCGGGACCACCTATACGGTGGACACCCTGCGGGACCTGCGGCTCGAGCGCCCCGACGCCGATCTCTACTTCATCACCGGCGCCGATGCGATCCAGCAGATCCTTACGTGGAAAGATGCCGAGAAGCTGTGGGACATGGCACACTTCGTGGCGGTCACACGCCCGGGGCACCGCCTGACCGTGGAAGGGCTGCCCACGGACGGGGTGACGACGCTAGAGATCCCGGCACTCGCGATCTCGTCGTCCGACTGCCGTCGGCGTGCGGGTGCCGGGCTGCCGGTGTGGTACCTGGTGCCGGACGGCGTGGTCCAGTACATCGCGAAGCACGGACTGTATCGAGGTCTTCAGGATGAGTGA
- the rsfS gene encoding ribosome silencing factor produces the protein MTATERARELAVVAARAASDRKAQEIIALDVSDQLVLTDIFLIASGTNERQVSAIVDAVEEAMHKAGSKAIRREGLSEARWVLLDFGDVVVHVQHAEDRVYYALERLWKDCPEVELPDDARGGGDTAEFGGSDTDAAIHLDPGHRQ, from the coding sequence ATGACGGCGACCGAACGCGCGCGCGAACTGGCCGTCGTGGCCGCCCGCGCGGCGAGCGACCGCAAGGCGCAGGAGATCATCGCCCTCGACGTCAGCGACCAGCTGGTGCTCACCGACATCTTCCTCATCGCCTCGGGGACGAACGAGCGCCAGGTGTCGGCGATCGTCGATGCCGTCGAGGAGGCGATGCACAAGGCGGGCTCGAAGGCGATCCGCCGGGAAGGGCTCTCGGAGGCGCGCTGGGTGCTGCTGGACTTCGGCGACGTCGTCGTGCACGTGCAGCACGCCGAGGACCGCGTGTACTACGCGCTCGAGCGCCTCTGGAAGGACTGCCCGGAGGTCGAGCTGCCCGACGACGCCCGCGGTGGCGGCGACACGGCCGAGTTCGGCGGTTCCGACACGGACGCTGCCATCCACCTCGACCCGGGACACCGCCAGTGA
- a CDS encoding histidine phosphatase family protein: MTAGTIVLLRHGRTAYNHTKRLQGQVDIPLDDVGRWQAEQGANALASSHTATKVVSSDLQRAFDTATAYAKLVGVDVESDERMRERSFGEWEGLNSEEIAERWPDEHAAWRAGAEPVRAGAESRAAVAERMTTGVLEHAAGLGAEDTLVVVSHGAAITLTLTRLLGQDPVEWRGISGLRNVHWSHLHAADLQGHPAWRLVAHNVGAGYPLDHWLAGPDWNLEPGVAGE, encoded by the coding sequence GTGACGGCAGGCACCATCGTTCTGCTGAGGCACGGCCGCACCGCCTACAACCACACCAAGCGCCTTCAGGGGCAGGTCGACATCCCCCTGGACGACGTCGGCCGCTGGCAGGCGGAGCAGGGTGCGAACGCCCTCGCCTCGTCGCACACGGCGACGAAGGTGGTGTCCAGCGACCTGCAGCGCGCCTTCGACACGGCGACCGCGTACGCCAAGCTGGTGGGCGTGGACGTCGAGTCCGACGAGCGGATGCGGGAGCGTTCGTTCGGCGAGTGGGAGGGCCTGAACAGCGAGGAGATCGCCGAGCGCTGGCCCGACGAGCACGCGGCGTGGCGCGCCGGCGCCGAGCCGGTGCGAGCCGGTGCGGAGTCCCGTGCGGCGGTCGCCGAGCGGATGACCACCGGGGTGCTGGAGCACGCGGCCGGGCTGGGCGCCGAGGACACGCTCGTCGTGGTCTCGCACGGCGCGGCGATCACGCTGACACTGACCCGGCTGCTGGGCCAGGACCCCGTCGAGTGGCGGGGCATCAGCGGCCTGCGCAACGTGCACTGGTCGCATCTGCACGCCGCTGACCTGCAGGGTCACCCGGCGTGGCGGCTCGTGGCGCACAACGTGGGCGCGGGCTACCCGCTGGACCACTGGCTGGCGGGCCCGGACTGGAACCTGGAACCCGGCGTCGCGGGGGAGTGA
- a CDS encoding alpha/beta fold hydrolase yields MRLTHDTTGSGPDVLLLHAGVADSRMWGPQVTALAPRHRVTVCDLRGYGSTPLTSEPYSDADDVQQLLDTLRAPATIIGSSAGGHVALQVASGWPDLVDRLVLLNPAYPLPATRSLERFARREGVLLSADDIEGATELNVATWMGPEADDGARDLLRTMQRHAFEVQLGAGDGVNQLPGPDTDLSRVTARTLVVSGGQDLDHFREVAAHVVARIHGARHVQLGWAGHLPNLERPEAITDLILAFLAER; encoded by the coding sequence ATGCGTCTCACCCATGACACGACAGGTTCCGGGCCCGACGTCCTGCTGCTCCACGCGGGCGTCGCCGATTCACGGATGTGGGGCCCGCAGGTCACCGCGCTCGCTCCACGTCATCGTGTGACGGTGTGCGACCTGCGTGGATACGGCAGCACGCCGCTGACCAGCGAGCCGTACAGCGACGCCGACGACGTGCAGCAGCTCCTGGACACGCTGCGGGCCCCCGCCACGATCATCGGTTCCTCGGCGGGCGGGCACGTGGCACTCCAGGTCGCCTCCGGCTGGCCCGACCTGGTGGATCGGCTCGTCCTGCTCAACCCCGCCTACCCGCTGCCGGCCACGCGTTCGCTCGAGCGTTTCGCCCGGCGCGAGGGCGTCCTGCTGTCGGCCGACGACATCGAGGGAGCCACGGAGCTCAACGTCGCCACCTGGATGGGCCCCGAGGCCGACGACGGCGCGCGCGATCTCCTGCGCACCATGCAGCGTCACGCCTTCGAGGTCCAGCTCGGCGCCGGCGACGGCGTGAACCAGCTGCCCGGCCCGGACACGGACCTGTCGCGGGTCACCGCCCGCACGCTCGTCGTCTCCGGCGGTCAGGACCTGGATCACTTCCGCGAGGTCGCGGCTCACGTCGTCGCGAGGATCCACGGCGCGCGCCACGTCCAGCTCGGCTGGGCGGGCCACCTGCCGAACCTCGAGCGTCCCGAGGCGATCACGGACCTGATCCTGGCGTTCCTCGCGGAGCGGTAG
- a CDS encoding ArsR/SmtB family transcription factor encodes MHADKKMCGMEPSSEYVDLAAEVLSILSDPTRIRIVLALRQVDELPVGALAEIVGKKPSGVSQHLARLRMARMVTTRQEGTSVLYRLTDEHAIAVVAEAIKQAEHAVANGQLPPHHHSAGQPRAGS; translated from the coding sequence ATGCATGCGGACAAGAAGATGTGCGGGATGGAGCCGTCCTCCGAGTACGTCGACCTCGCTGCCGAGGTGCTGAGCATCCTGTCCGATCCCACCCGGATCAGGATCGTGCTCGCGCTCCGGCAGGTCGACGAGCTGCCCGTGGGCGCGCTCGCGGAGATCGTGGGCAAGAAACCGTCGGGCGTCTCGCAGCATCTGGCCCGGTTGCGGATGGCTCGCATGGTCACCACCCGGCAGGAGGGCACCAGCGTGCTCTACCGGCTCACGGACGAGCACGCGATCGCCGTCGTGGCCGAGGCGATCAAGCAGGCCGAGCACGCGGTCGCGAACGGCCAGCTACCGCCGCACCACCACTCCGCCGGGCAGCCGCGCGCCGGATCGTGA
- a CDS encoding MFS transporter: MIAVLRNPTYAKLFGAQVVALLGTGLLTVALGLLAFDIAGGDAGVVLGIAMTIKMVAYVGVAPVVSALTHRLPRGPLLVGADLVRAGVAVSLPFVAEAWQIYLLIFLLQSASATFTPAFQAVIPSVLPGEAAYTRALSLSRLAYDLESLVSPMLAAALLTVVTYHDLFAGTVAGFLASAALVLASRTPRVEAPPHTGFLDRLTRGVRAFRAGSELRGLLALDLVVATATAMVIVNTVVLVRGELGGTQSDVALLLGAYGAGSMAVALVVPALVDRTPDRRVMLTGATLLPILLLAAVPLMVGPGDAAQWVALLAVWFLLGAATSAILTPSARLLRRNSGEPNRQAVFAARFSLSHACFLVTYPLAGSLGALVGLPGVALVLAAIGAAGTVSAFRAWTRVRRLAAPALSVRRRRVR, from the coding sequence GTGATCGCGGTTCTCCGCAACCCCACCTACGCGAAGCTGTTCGGCGCACAGGTCGTCGCCCTGCTCGGCACCGGCCTGCTCACGGTGGCCCTCGGCCTGCTCGCCTTCGACATCGCGGGCGGTGACGCCGGGGTCGTGCTGGGGATCGCGATGACGATCAAGATGGTGGCCTATGTCGGCGTCGCCCCGGTGGTCAGCGCGCTGACCCACCGCCTGCCGCGCGGGCCACTGCTCGTCGGCGCGGACCTGGTGCGCGCCGGTGTGGCCGTCTCGCTGCCGTTCGTGGCCGAGGCGTGGCAGATCTACCTCCTGATCTTCCTGCTCCAGTCCGCCTCGGCCACCTTCACCCCGGCGTTCCAGGCCGTGATCCCGTCGGTGCTGCCCGGCGAGGCGGCGTACACGCGGGCGCTGTCGTTGTCGCGCCTGGCCTACGACCTGGAGTCGCTGGTCAGTCCGATGCTCGCCGCGGCCCTCCTGACGGTCGTCACCTACCACGACCTGTTCGCCGGCACGGTGGCCGGATTCCTCGCCTCCGCGGCGCTCGTCCTCGCCTCCCGGACACCGCGTGTCGAGGCGCCCCCGCACACCGGATTCCTCGACCGGCTCACCCGCGGCGTCCGGGCCTTCCGGGCCGGTTCCGAACTGCGCGGCCTGCTGGCGCTCGATCTCGTCGTGGCGACCGCGACGGCGATGGTCATCGTCAACACGGTCGTGCTGGTCAGGGGCGAGCTCGGCGGGACCCAGTCCGACGTCGCGCTGTTGCTGGGTGCCTACGGGGCCGGGTCCATGGCCGTCGCCCTCGTGGTGCCCGCGCTGGTGGACCGGACACCCGACCGGCGTGTCATGCTCACCGGGGCGACGCTGCTCCCGATCCTGCTGCTGGCCGCCGTGCCGCTCATGGTGGGGCCGGGCGACGCGGCGCAGTGGGTGGCCCTGCTGGCGGTGTGGTTCCTCCTGGGTGCCGCGACCTCGGCGATCCTGACCCCGTCGGCCCGGCTCCTGCGCCGGAACAGCGGCGAACCGAACCGCCAGGCCGTGTTCGCCGCCCGGTTCTCCCTCTCCCACGCCTGTTTCCTCGTCACCTACCCGCTCGCGGGATCTCTCGGCGCGCTCGTCGGGCTGCCCGGGGTCGCCCTCGTGCTCGCCGCCATCGGGGCGGCCGGGACGGTCTCGGCCTTCCGAGCCTGGACCCGAGTTCGCCGGCTCGCCGCTCCGGCCCTGAGCGTTCGTCGCCGCCGGGTCAGGTGA
- a CDS encoding saccharopine dehydrogenase: MKALLLGARGAVGAVVHRELSRAGHTVTAAGRTTSGDTGVDLRGDLSALTRLAGRHDVVVNASGIERAGIAAAVHGTPLVDISASGAYLDALRSAADGPVVLGAGLVPGLSTVLVSALGGRRGDDIDVLVMLGSGERHGPAAVTWTAGLVGTDVHRPPEGTPVRNLIATRRETGPDGRSRRYLRADFPDHVLLGDSRGLAVRSYLTLSAAPMTTALAIVGRLPALRGVLGSAPHLGTAAWHLVARNRRTGERRQAQGTGQSEATGRLTALAASRVTAVATTGAMTMADLTTPEDAIAALT; encoded by the coding sequence ATGAAGGCGCTCCTGCTCGGCGCGCGCGGCGCGGTCGGCGCCGTCGTGCACCGCGAGCTGTCACGCGCCGGCCACACCGTGACCGCTGCGGGCCGGACCACGAGCGGTGACACCGGCGTGGACCTGCGCGGCGACCTCTCCGCCCTGACGCGCCTCGCCGGCAGGCACGACGTCGTCGTCAACGCGTCCGGCATCGAACGTGCCGGCATCGCCGCCGCCGTGCACGGAACGCCGCTGGTCGACATCTCGGCGTCGGGCGCCTACCTCGACGCGCTCCGGTCGGCCGCGGACGGCCCGGTCGTGCTCGGAGCGGGCCTCGTGCCCGGCCTCAGCACCGTCCTGGTCTCGGCCCTGGGCGGCCGGCGCGGTGACGACATCGACGTCCTCGTCATGCTCGGCTCCGGGGAGCGGCACGGCCCCGCGGCCGTCACGTGGACGGCGGGCCTCGTCGGCACGGACGTCCACCGGCCCCCCGAAGGCACGCCCGTACGGAACCTGATCGCGACCAGGCGGGAGACCGGGCCGGACGGACGGAGCAGGCGCTACCTCCGCGCGGACTTCCCCGACCACGTCCTCCTCGGCGACTCCCGCGGCCTCGCCGTCCGCTCCTACCTCACCCTCAGCGCCGCGCCGATGACCACCGCCCTCGCGATCGTCGGGCGCCTCCCGGCCCTGCGCGGAGTCCTCGGGAGCGCCCCCCACCTGGGCACCGCCGCGTGGCATCTCGTCGCACGCAACCGCCGCACCGGCGAACGGCGGCAGGCCCAGGGAACCGGGCAGTCGGAGGCCACCGGGCGCCTCACGGCGCTCGCCGCGTCACGCGTCACCGCCGTCGCCACGACCGGCGCGATGACGATGGCCGACCTCACCACGCCCGAGGACGCGATCGCCGCGCTCACCTGA